One Spinacia oleracea cultivar Varoflay chromosome 4, BTI_SOV_V1, whole genome shotgun sequence DNA segment encodes these proteins:
- the LOC110801924 gene encoding uncharacterized protein — protein MDGGYEDEGEDVVVRVQKRGKSWKEVGQNALKKKAHLQMMRKRRREDYDDVDEGRRPVKKTILPAMKQMGRKFDETGVAKGKPPAKQKAIRGNNRRMFVRVPIPKHPMSRGEYAKFHGVVVATQRANCGRKQPSVICRTDAFSKIIAAFNESRRSCVRKMGFGGILDLKISKLPRQLCYWLMSRLDGGNSYLVGGDGHVLPITASHWEYVFGFQNSGLPVPVKESDLPPGTLKAMALKYGEKNTSTSKSTIIIAKSVKELAGPVDGEGKIKPLANQRDRASFMENFMIVLLGQILCPSTDGGNMSLKLLGAVSVAKNASLYNWCEFCHTWLLDYGDACQRKIDHQGYAAGTGGCVLFLLIFYLDHLCRHPVRWDEFPRIKAWTQEEVDEAKNRDRKASEDYGRITTVDVVYGDPHPLYGREGRRSPAVEVAEMVAQMTSSEWRRTLAQEVTEMVMGQLAPLLQDRRGVSRERGMRSYHATDHLTIDVDGVAMPLDKSVNKVLTELDADDDSDVELQPSDGGRVFVGPHGSVPVMNPLDPVSHGDVPLVHTAVSHGDVPLVHTADDVGVVATEPETSKHLVDQTHQHGQVQSGDGPPSDGMSSEKVGQLGVVEDKEDDEDNGEENVEEPEEQDGGVKDGGPNNRDDDDDEGPANGPVQGTVAASPLENIAQENPSEDKNSEENTSQDNPTEGKTTDENLQTDDQERPREKLILRIPRTNPKTRNRQTRVRMTKLESDVVAYVESYNPKGKEQGAMLIECDGNDANQMMCYSVVRPREYVHSQYVRAVANIYNREWALEYPTNSRRIMLDSSFAYQKLKTRETYAGLLKKWSTPLQKIVSADISVIAAVEYVLHWRDTQYNAALVWKLKQMHTWPLDSISFPDYNDNHACGIVMLMAIQESARAFTKTMQVGDISIAREALFLSHLNSDFNSCRPLLPQIVATHCPVR, from the exons ATGGATGGTGGGTATGAAGATGAAGGAGAGGATGTTGTTGTTCGCGTTCAGAAAAGAGGGAAGAGTTGGAAGGAGGTCGGGCAGAATGCTTtgaagaagaaggcacatctgCAGATGATGCGGAAGAGGCGTAGAGAGGATTATGATGATGTTGACGAGGGAAGGAGACCTGTGAAGAAGACGATACTTCCTGCGATGAAGCAGATGGgtaggaagtttgatgaaacagGGGTAGCAAAAGGAAAGCCCCCTGCAAAACAGAAGGCAATCAGAGGGAATAACAGGAGGATGTTTGTGCGG GTACCAATTCCGAAACATCCTATGTCTAGGGGTGAGTATGCGAAGTTTCACGGCGTGGTAGTTGCTACTCAGCGGGCTAATTGTGGCCGGAAG CAACCAAGCGTTATCTGTCGCACGGATGCATTTTCTAAGATTATTGCTGCTTTTAATGAGTCAAGGAGAAGTTGCGTTAGGAAAATGGGTTTCGGGGGGATATTGGATTTGAAAATATCCAAGCTACCTAGGCAGCTGTGCTACTGGCTGATGTCCCGGTTGGATGGGGGTAACAGTTACCTTGTTGGAGGGGACGGCCATGTGTTGCCGATAACTGCTTCCCATTGGGAATATGTATTCGGATTCCAGAACAGCGGTCTTCCGGTGCCAGTGAAGGAGTCTGATCTTCCTCCAGGCACCCTTAAAGCGATGGCCCTCAAGTATGGTGAAAAGAATACATCAACCTCAAAGAGCACAATAATCATAGCAAAATCTGTAAAGGAATTGGCAGGGCCGGTTGACGGTGAAGGAAAGATAAAGCCCCTGGCTAATCAGCGTGATAGGGCCTcgttcatggaaaatttcatgaTTGTGTTGCTGGGGCAGATTTTATGTCCTTCTACCGATGGGGGTAACATGTCTTTAAAATTGCTAGGTGCAGTTTCCGTGGCAAAGAATGCATCATTGTACAATTGGTGTGAGTTTTGTCACACATGGCTTTTAGACTACGGAGACGCCTGTCAGCGGAAGATAGACCATCAGGGGTATGCCGCTGGGACTGgtggttgtgtgttgtttttgctG ATTTTCTACCTAGACCATTTATGCAGGCATCCTGTGAGATGGGATGAGTTTCCCAGGATCAAAGCCTGGACACAGGAGGAAGTGGATGAGGCCAAGAACCGGGATAGGAAAGCGAGTGAAGATTATGGAAGGATTACG ACTGTTGATGTTGTGTACGGGGATCCTCATCCCCTTTACGGCAGGGAGGGTAGACGGTCTCCCGCAGTAGAGGTTGCTGAGATGGTAGCACAGATGACTTCTTCAGAATGGAGACGCACCCTAGCTCAGGAGGTCACAGAGATG gtTATGGGGCAGCTTGCTCCATTATTGCAAGATCGCCGGGGCGTATCCCGTGAAAGAGGAATGAGGTCATATCATGCTACCGATCATTTGACGATAGATGTTGATGGTGTGGCTATGCCGTTGGACAAGTCTGTCAATAAGGTGCTTACAGAGTTGGATGCCGATGACGATTCCGATGTGGAGTTGCAACCGTCTGATGGGGGACGTGTATTTGTGGGCCCTCATGGGAGTGTGCCAGTTATGAATCCCCTAGACCCGGTCAGCCACGGTGATGTACCTTTGGTCCACACTGCTGTCAGCCACGGTGATGTACCTTTGGTCCACACTGCTGATGATGTTGGTGTAGTAGCAACTGAGCCAGAAACAAGCAAGCACCTGGTCGACCAGACACATCAGCACGGACAGGTTCAATCTGGTGACGGGCCACCTTCAGATGGAATGTCATCGGAGAAGGTGGGACAGCTGGGTGTAGTTGAAGACAAAGAGGATGATGAAGACAATGGTGAGGAGAATGTTGAGGAGCCGGAAGAGCAGGATGGTGGCGTCAAGGATGGGGGGCCGAATAACagggatgatgacgatgatgaggGACCGGCTAATGGTCCTGTGCAAGGAACGGTTGCAGCATCGCCCTTGGAGAACATCGCTCAAGAGAACCCCTCTGAAGATAAGAACAGTGAAGAGAACACCAGTCAAGATAACCCCACTGAAGGGAAGACCACTGATGAGAATCTCCAAACTGATGACCAAGAACGACCACGGGAGAAATTGATCCTAAGGATTCCGAGAACAAACCCAAAAACACGCAATCGGCAGACGCGAGTACGAATGACAAAACTTGAGAGTGACGTAGTAGCTTATGTGGAGTCATACAATCCTAAAGGGAAAGAGCA GGGGGCCATGCTTATCGAGTGTGATGGTAATGATGCAAATCAGATGATGTGCTACTCGGTTGTGCGTCCTAGGGAGTACGTGCATTCCCAGTACGTTCGGGCCGTTGCAAACATATACAACAGGGAATGGGCTCTAGAATACCCAACGAATTCTCGCAGAATCATGCTAGACTCCTCATTTGCG TATCAGAAATTAAAGACGAGGGAAACATATGCTGGTCTGCTGAAGAAGTGGTCCACCCCTCTCCAGAAGATTGTGTCAGCTGATATATCTGTG ATAGCAGCTGTGGAGTACGTTCTACATTGGAGGGACACGCAGTATAATGCAGCTCTTGTTTGGAAGTTGAAGCAAATGCATACTTGGCCCTTGGACTCCATTAGCTTCCCTGACTACAACGACAA tCATG
- the LOC130459079 gene encoding uncharacterized protein: MVIKGQSGSSSKPREKRVEVARNSKLKGKDPVVDEEMEEDEEGRSLSGDDSEESVFDGDAYEDVEDDEYEDEIYEDEEFEDELCQRTVKRAPKKRQSA; the protein is encoded by the exons ATGGTTATCAAGGGACAAAGTGGTAGCAGCAGCAAACCTAGG GAAAAACGCGTGGAAGTTGCTCGGAATAGTAAGCTAAAGGGCAAAGACCCTGTCGTCGATGAAGAaatggaagaagatgaggaaggGCGATCGCTGTCTGGGGATGACAGTGAAGAATCTGTTTTTGACGGGGATGCATATGAAGATGTTGAAGATGATGAATATGAGGATGAGATATATGAGGACGAAGAATTCGAGGATGAATTATGCCAGAGAACAGTGAAACGTGCGCCAAAGAAAAGGCAATCTGCTTAA